CCTATAACGTTTTACAGGCAAATGTTACATACATATACGCAATGTAACAAAAAGTATGTCGCAGAAACTACATTAGTAAAAATAAGTGCTCAATTTTGTACTGTTGATGTAACAGAACAAGGGAAACTGTAAATGATATTTCGCACCTCGTGGTAAAGTTGTAGTAGTCCATTTTTGACCTAAAGACCAGCAAATCATTGGAAAATGAGAGTGTTACGCTGTTTCTCCGCTTGGTTTGTATGTAGTTGTCAAAAATCTGCTCTAATCACCCCTCCTATCAGAGGTGGTAACAAAACCGCCTGAATTGTGGAAAATATCTAAATTGCTCAATGTAACAAAAACGCCGTTATGTGGTGGCAATGTTGACTGGAGTAATGTATGGTTTACAGTATCCAATGTAACAGTCAGCAGATGTTTGCATGAGCCTATCGTCCAGATCTGTCAGGTAAAGCCTCAGGTAGGTGATACAACATACGATGAGAATTAAGTTTTTTAAACATTTTTAACATTTTTAACGTTTAAACAGGAGTCTGTCATGAGTTTATTCATTTCCATCTTAATGGTTCTTGGTGTACTAAGCACAGAGCAGGTTACAACGCTTCCGGAACAAGTAGTTGTTGATATTGTGAATATGCCGCCGAATCAATGTTTAATTCAGCAGTCCATGAATGATCCGGTTATCATGCAACAAGCCGAGTGGAACAGGAAAAAAGAAGGTACTGTTACCTGGATTTTCGATCGGTATGAAGACTAATCAAACCATCATCTGTAGTCTTTTCCTGTAAACCATTAATAACCAAATGAATTCAAAGGACAAAACAATGAAAACAACTCGTAACCTCAGCCCTTACTTAATTGACCGTGGTGAAAACAACCGTAGCGCCTCTCCATACCTGATTGACCGTGGCGAGAACAACCGCAGCTCCACTCCGTACCTGATTGACCGTGGCGAGAACAACTAACTGATGCAAAACAACACAACAGCAGGGAATTGATGACTTACGTTTTCATTGAAAATGTTACATGGCCGCAATCCTTGCTGAGTGATGTCGGATACAACGAATGATTCGAAAATTAAAAGCCCAACTGCAAACAGTTGGGCTTTTGTGTATTGGGTCGATGGGAGTTCTGCGTCAGTCGCAGCGGTTCAACAGTTCATCTAATTGCGATTCTGTTACATGCTCGTAGTAGGTTTCATTGATAACAACAAGAGGGGCTCCGCTGCAGGCACCCATACATTCAACTTCTTCGAGTGAAAACTTTCTATCAGTGGTGGCTTCGTTATGTCCGATATCCAGGCGTTGTTTAGCATGCTGGAGCAACTTCACGCCACCGCGGAGCATACAGGATACGTTGGTGCATATCTGCACATGGTAACGTCCCATAGGCTTTTTAAAGTACATAGTGTAGAAGCTTGCAACGCCAAGAACATGTGCGTAGGGTACGTCCATTACCGTAGCCACATATCGCATGACATCCTCACTCAGCCAGCCCCACTTTTTCTGGGCCATCCACAGTACGGGCATAATGGCTGCCTTAGGGTGAGGGTACAGATTTTTTAATCTTTCTACCTCACGTGACTCTACGTCATTAAACTCAAAACGGGTATCAAGTTCATTCACCATAGTGCGAATTTACAACATGAATCATCCACGCAAGCGCTGGATGAATAATTTGCTGCTTAACCAGATCCTGAGTGCTGTTGCCAGCTTATGAACGGTGCTTACCGAAATATGCTTGGTAAACACAGCATAGTCCTGAAGTTCAATCTTATCCAGTAGGCGGTAATAAATTGCATCCATAATTTCAGCGGCCACCATGGTCACTTTTTCTTCGGGCACAAGCAAGGTTCGGGCTTTGTGGTAATAGTGTCGGGCACGTTGTACTTGAAATGTCATTAATGCCCTGAATGCTTCATTGTACACCCCGTTTTTCAGATCCTGCTCAGAATAGCGGAATCGTTCCAGGTCTTCAAGAGGAAGGTAAACATAGCCTCGGAGGATATCGCCCTTCAGGTCTCGCATAATATTGGTGAGCTGCAGTGCATAGCCCAGGTTTATAGCGTACTGGCGGGTTTGTTCGTTCTTGTACCCGAAGATTTCAATGCTGATTAATCCAACGGTGCTCGCAACAGCGTAGCAGTATTCTTTAAGTTCATCAAATGTTGCATAACGGTGCTGTACTAAATCGCGCTCACAGCCATCAATCAGGGTTAAAAAGTGTTGCTTTGGAATTGAATACCTTCGGATGACACTCTGAAGCGATTGTGAAAGCCCCTTTGTAAGAACAGATGCTGCAGCAGGATTGTAAAGGCTCTCAACTTCTGAACGCCACCATTGAAGGCGTTCCCGTTTTGTAGCAATGTCTTCAGGGCTTTCCGATGGACCTTCGTCCACGATGTCATCAATCCGTCTGCAAAATGCATAAACAGTGCGAATGGCATGACGTTGTTCGCGGGGGAGGAACGAAAAGCTGTAGTGAAAGCTGGTAGATCCGGTGGTTGATATTTTGACTGTGTCTTCCGACATAGAAGTGTATTTGCTACCAAAGATAGGCATTCAAATTAGACTACTATCAGGTGCGCTTGAATTACCCACTTCAAATATGCAGCCGCAATGTGGAATGGGCTTGTGTAGGCAATAGGGTTATGGATGTTTTACTCGTTTTGTAAGACTGGAGATATTACACCGTGCAAGAATGATTCGTCCGCCAAGCGCAATAGTTCGAAGCGTTAACCGCAATCGTAAAGGGTGTACTACTTGATACAACGTACGGGCAGCTGTGTACAGCCTGGCAGTATGGTTTTTAGCATCATCTAATGCCCGTTGAGTTTGCACCAAATCCTGCAGTGGGTTATTGGGCAAACCCGGAATATACAATCGCCCCCGTGGGACGTCGACTGAA
This is a stretch of genomic DNA from Ignavibacteria bacterium. It encodes these proteins:
- a CDS encoding NAD(P)H-dependent oxidoreductase subunit E; protein product: MVNELDTRFEFNDVESREVERLKNLYPHPKAAIMPVLWMAQKKWGWLSEDVMRYVATVMDVPYAHVLGVASFYTMYFKKPMGRYHVQICTNVSCMLRGGVKLLQHAKQRLDIGHNEATTDRKFSLEEVECMGACSGAPLVVINETYYEHVTESQLDELLNRCD
- the hpnD gene encoding presqualene diphosphate synthase HpnD, which gives rise to MSEDTVKISTTGSTSFHYSFSFLPREQRHAIRTVYAFCRRIDDIVDEGPSESPEDIATKRERLQWWRSEVESLYNPAAASVLTKGLSQSLQSVIRRYSIPKQHFLTLIDGCERDLVQHRYATFDELKEYCYAVASTVGLISIEIFGYKNEQTRQYAINLGYALQLTNIMRDLKGDILRGYVYLPLEDLERFRYSEQDLKNGVYNEAFRALMTFQVQRARHYYHKARTLLVPEEKVTMVAAEIMDAIYYRLLDKIELQDYAVFTKHISVSTVHKLATALRIWLSSKLFIQRLRG